A window of the Physeter macrocephalus isolate SW-GA chromosome 7, ASM283717v5, whole genome shotgun sequence genome harbors these coding sequences:
- the SOD3 gene encoding extracellular superoxide dismutase [Cu-Zn] has product MLALLCAYLLLTSLASYVSTDPDLEQPSSRIGEQIRDMYAKVTEIWQELTQRWAVGGGQDAALHASCPVLPSATLDAAQPRVSGVVLFRQLRPGALLEAFFHLEGFPAEPNGTSRAIHVHQFGDLSQGCDSTGAHYNPLAVPHPQHPGDFGNFVVRDGQVWKYRSGLAASLSGPHSIAGRSVVIHEGEDDLGRGGNQASLENGNAGRRLACCVVGLCGPGPWARKMQEHAEHKKRRRESECKAG; this is encoded by the coding sequence ATGCTGGCGCTGCTCTGTGCCTACCTGCTCCTGACGTCCCTCGCCTCTTATGTCTCCACCGACCCGGACCTGGAGCAGCCCAGCTCCCGCATAGGGGAGCAGATCCGCGACATGTACGCCAAAGTGACGGAGATCTGGCAGGAGCTGACGCAGCGGTGGGCGGTGGGCGGCGGCCAGGACGCCGCGCTACACGCCTCCTGCCCCGTGCTGCCGTCGGCCACGCTGGACGCGGCGCAGCCCCGCGTGAGCGGCGTCGTGCTCTTCCGGCAGCTCCGGCCCGGCGCCTTGCTCGAGGCCTTCTTCCACCTGGAGGGGTTCCCGGCCGAGCCCAACGGCACCAGCCGCGCCATCCACGTGCACCAGTTCGGGGACCTGAGCCAGGGCTGCGACTCCACCGGCGCGCACTACAACCCGCTGGCCGTGCCCCACCCGCAGCACCCGGGCGACTTCGGCAACTTCGTGGTGCGCGACGGCCAAGTCTGGAAGTACCGCTCCGGCCTGGCCGCCTCGCTCTCCGGCCCGCACTCGATCGCGGGCCGCTCCGTGGTGATCCACGAGGGCGAGGACGACCTGGGCCGCGGTGGCAACCAGGCCAGCCTGGAGAACGGCAACGCGGGCCGCCGGCTCGCCTGCTGCGTGGTGGGCCTGTGCGGGCCGGGGCCCTGGGCGCGCAAGATGCAGGAGCACGCGGAGCACAAGAAGCGGCGGCGAGAGAGCGAGTGCAAGGCCGGCTGA